A single window of Aspergillus flavus chromosome 4, complete sequence DNA harbors:
- a CDS encoding transcription initiation factor IIA, gamma subunit (transcription initiation factor IIA small chain): protein MSNAQAYYELYRGSSLGLSLTDTLDDLINDGRIEPQLAMKILSTFDRVITEVLADKVRARLTFKGHLDTYRFCDEVWTFLIKDVTFKLDNQTTVQADKVKIVSCNSKRPGEA, encoded by the exons ATGAGCAACGCACAAGCATATTACGAGCTTTATCGCGGGAGCAG CCTGGGCCTGTCCCTTACCGACACCCTCGATGACTTGATCAATGATGGCCGAATCGAGCCCCAGCTCGCCATGAAGATTCTTTCCACTTTCGATCGAGTGATCACCGAGGTTCTCGCAGACAAAGTGCGCGCCAGGCTAACTTTTAAG GGCCACCTGGATACATATCGCTTCTGCGACGAAGTATGGACATTCCTCATCAAAGACGTCACCTTCAAACTGGACAACCAGACGACCGTACAAGCGGATAAAGTGAAGATTGTTAGCTGCAACAGCAAGCGCCCCGGCGAGGCATAG
- a CDS encoding putative aldehyde dehydrogenase family protein (NAD-dependent aldehyde dehydrogenase) — protein sequence MSLETITTISPSTNQPVVTRTGVTSEDLQRIPEVAQEAFRSFSRSTTLKQRQEIVTRALDILEKKKDELARELTEQMGRPIAYTGVEVLTAIKRSRYLTKISDSVLGEEGVVPGEEEKGFRRYIKRKPVGVAFIIFAWNYPYLILVNSLIPAILAGNAVILKPSPQTPTIVEQFAAAFAEAGLPQNVIQYFHCGSPTLLETIVRSPLVNHVCFTGSVAGGLAVQKAASDRIVNVGLELGGKDPAYVRDDVDAAWAAEEVVDGAIFNSGQSCCAIERVYVHKNIYNTFVEEVKKVLSKYRVGDPFDKQTQIGPVISKRAKDTIQAHVADAIQKGAKDETPANETFENPPAEGNYVKPTLLTGVNHDMIVMTEETFGPVIPVMKVDSDEEAIKLMNSSEFGLTASVWTKDVAKAEELVEQVEAGTVFINRSDYPSPDLAWTGWKNSGRGVTLSRFGFEQFVKLKSHHIKAYPK from the exons ATGTCTCTCGaaaccatcaccaccatctcGCCCTCCACGAATCAGCCAGTTGTCACTCGAACGGGCGTCACCTCCGAGGACCTACAGCGAATCCCGGAGGTTGCACAAGAGGCTTTCCGGTCATTCTCCCGGTCGACCACTCTCAAACAGCGTCAAGAAATTGTAACACGTGCATTGGACAttcttgagaagaagaaagatgagcTTGCGCGCGAGCTGACCGAGCAGATGGGTCGTCCGATCGCATATACCGGTGTGGAGGTATTGACAGCTATCAAGCGCAGTCGCTACCTGACCAAGATCAGTGACTCGGTCCTAGGCGAAGAGGGCGTTGTCCCaggtgaagaggagaagggcttCAGGCGCTATATCAAGCGGAAGCCTGTTGGTGTGGCGTTTATCATATTTGCCTGGAAC TACCCCTATTTGATCCTTGTCAACAGTTTGATCCCTGCTATTCTTGCCGGAAATGCTGTCATTTTGAAACCCTCCCCGCAAACTCCGACCATAGTAGAGCAATTTGCCGCTGCCTTCGCCGAGGCAGGACTGCCTCAGAACGTCATCCAATATTTCCACTGTGGATCCCCTACACTACTTGAGACTATCGTCCGGTCACCTTTAGTCAACCACGTCTGTTTCACAGGCTCGGTGGCTGGTGGCTTGGCTGTGCAGAAGGCCGCGTCAGACCGCATCGTCAATGTTGGGCTGGAGCTCGGTGGCAAAGACCCAGCTTATGTTCGGGACGATGTGGATGCAGCGTGGGCCGCGGAGGAGGTCGTCGACGGAGCTATTTTCAACAGTGGACAGAGCTGCTGTGCGATTGAGCGGGTCTACGTTCACAAGAACATCTACAATACCTTCGTTGAGGAAGTCAAGAAGGTCCTAAGCAAGTATCGTGTCGGAGATCCGTTTGACAAGCAAACACAGATCGGACCTGTTATTTCAAAGCGAGCGAAGGACACGATTCAGGCCCATGTAGCCGATGCGATCCAGAAGGGTGCCAAGGATGAAACTCCAGCGAATGAGACATTTGAAAACCCTCCTGCGGAGGGCAACTACGTCAAACCTACGCTTCTGACGGGCGTGAACCATGACATGATTGTCATGACAGAGGAGACCTTTGGTCCTGTCATCCCTGTTATGAAGGTTGACAGCGATGAGGAAGCTATTAAGCTGATGAACAGCAGCGAGTTTGGACTGACTGCCAGTGTCTGGACCAAGGATGTGGCTAAGGCTGAGGAACTAGTCGAGCAGGTGGAGGCGGGAACTGTCTTCATTAACCGATCTGACTATCCTAGTCCG GATCTCGCATGGACCGGCTGGAAGAATTCGGGACGGGGCGTAACTCTGAGCAGATTTGGATTTGAGCAATTTGTCAAGCTCAAGAGCCACCACATCAAGGCTTACCCTAAATAA
- a CDS encoding putative N-methyltransferase, whose amino-acid sequence MSPLALSPKTVDIVNIFQNDVEFSLVNEIHKGISPPAGVRKSMPTMLLYDANGLKLFEKITYVKEYYLTNAEIEVLETNSRRIVERIPDNAQLLELGSGNLRKIEILLREFERVGKRVDYYALDLSLSELQRTFAEVSIDDYTHVGLHGLHGTYDDAVTWLNSPENRKRPTVIMSMGSSLGNFDRPGAAKFLSQYASLLGPSDMMIIGLDGCKDPGKVYRAYNDSEGVTRQFYENGLVHANVVLGYEAFKPDEWEVVTDYDAVEGRHWAAYSPRRDVIINGVLLKKGEKLFFEEAYKYGPEERDQLWRDAKLLQSTEVGNGSDDYHLHLLTSAALNLPTSPSQYAAHPIPSFEEWQSLWTAWDNATKAMVPREELLSKPIKLRNSLIFYLGHIPTFLDIHLTRALRGKLTEPKSYKLIFERGIDPDVDDPQKCHSHSEIPDEWPALDDILDYQERVRSRVRSIYQIEGLAENRILGEALWIGFEHEVMHLETFLYMLIQSERILPPPATERPDFKKLYQDARRSMKTNEWFSVPEQTLTIGLDGADTNDVPPTTYGWDNEKPARTVTVPAFEAQGRPITNGEYAKYLQANQSRRRPASWVLTHSDENYPIPMAVNGSSVGATQDFMSNFAVRTVFGPVPLEFAQDWPVMASYDELAEYAEWVGCRIPTFEETRSIYLHSALLKEGGGVNHNGEPNGHSVNGYLNGMNGNSYSKINPDKPRTPDHQPVQYPSRDALPVFLDLDGLNVGFKHWHPTPVIQNGDRLAGQGELGGAWEWTSTPLAPHDGFKAMEIYPGYTSDFFDGKHNIILGGSWATHPRVAGRTTFVNWYQHNYPYTWAGARLVRDL is encoded by the exons ATGTCACCGTTGGCTCTCTCTCCTAAGACCGTTGACATTGTCAACATCTTTCAGAATGACGTGGAGTTCTCCCTCGTAAATGAGATCCATAAGGGTATTAGTCCTCCCGCTGGCGTTAGGAAGTCAATGCCAACGATGCTTCTTTACGATGCCAATGGCCTCAAGCTTTTTGAGAAAATCACCTATGTGAAGGAGTATTATCTAACAAATGCGGAAATCGAGGTCTTGGAGACAAATTCCAGGAGGATAGTTGAACGGATTCCAGACAATGCGCAACTGCTTGAATTAGGTAGCGG GAATCTTCGGAAAATTGAGATTCTGCTACGGGAGTTTGAGCGCGTGGGAAAGCGCGTGGATTATTATGCCCTTGACCTGTCTCTATCAGAACTGCAGCGCACATTCGCAGAGGTGTCCATTGATGATTACACACACGTTGGCCTCCATGGTCTCCATGGAACCTACGACGATGCCGTCACTTGGCTTAACAGCCCTGAAAACAGGAAGCGGCCCACGGTGATCATGTCTATGGGTTCCTCTTTAGGGAACTTTGACCGTCCTGGCGCAGCAAAGTTTCTCTCGCAGTATGCTAGCCTTCTTGGTCCATCCGATATGATGATCATTGGTCTGGATGGCTGCAAGGACCCGGGCAAAGTATACAGGGCATACAATGATTCAGAAGGTGTTACACGGCAGTTCTATGAGAACGGACTAGTGCATGCAAATGTTGTTCTTGGATACGAAGCCTTCAAACCTGATGAGTGGGAAGTAGTGACTGACTACGATGCCGTGGAGGGACGACACTGGGCAGCCTACTCACCCAGGAGGGACGTCATTATCAACGGGGTCCTTCTTAAGAAGGGGGAGAAACTCTTCTTTGAAGAGGCGTACAAGTACGGACCAGAGGAACGCGATCAACTGTGGCGTGATGCCAAGTTACTCCAGTCTACGGAAGTGGGCAATGGGTCTGACGATTACC atctccatcttctgACATCCGCTGCCCTCAACCTCCCCACGTCTCCCTCTCAATATGCAGCTCATCCTATACCCAGCTTTGAAGAATGGCAGTCCCTGTGGACAGCATGGGATAATGCTACAAAGGCTATGGTCCCTCGCGAGGAGCTTCTGTCAAAGCCGATCAAGCTACGGAACTCTTTAATCTTCTATCTGGGGCACATTCCTACATTCTTGG ACATCCATCTGACCCGAGCCCTGCGCGGAAAACTGACAGAGCCAAAGTCTTATAAACTAATTTTCGAACGTGGGATTGATCCTGATGTAGATGACCCCCAGAAGTGCCACTCCCATAGCGAGATCCCAGACGAGTGGCCAGCTCTTGATGACATTCTAGACTACCAAGAGCGAGTCAGAAGCAGAGTTAGATCCATCTACCAGATCGAGGGCCTTGCAGAAAACAGAATCCTGGGTGAGGCGCTTTGGATTGGATTTGAGCACGAAGTGATGCACCTCGAGACATTCCTGTACATGTTGATCCAGAGCGAAAGGATACTTCCCCCGCCCGCCACTGAACGGCCGGACTTCAAAAAACTGTACCAAGACGCTCGGAGAAGCATGAAAACAAATGAGTGGTTCTCCGTTCCTGAACAGACACTTACTATTGGCCTTGATGGTGCTGATACCAACGACGTACCCCCAACGACCTATGGGTGGGACAATGAGAAACCTGCGAGAACAGTGACGGTTCCAGCATTTGAGGCGCAGGGCAGGCCCATCACCAATGGTGAGTACGCCAAGTACTTGCAAGCGAATCAGTCGCGCAGAAGGCCAGCATCATGGGTCCTGACCCATTCGGATGAAAACTACCCCATACCTATGGCCGTCAACGGAAGCAGTGTCGGGGCTACGCAGGACTTTATGTCCAACTTTGCTGTCCGTACTGTCTTCGGCCCAGTTCCACTTGAATTTGCTCAGGACTGGCCTGTGATGGCGTCATATGATGAATTAGCCGAATATGCCGAATGGGTGGGTTGCAGAATCCCAACCTTCGAAGAGACAAGGAGTATCTATCTGCACTCAGCGCTACTGAAGGAAGGAGGTGGCGTAAATCATAATGGGGAGCCCAATGGCCATAG TGTGAACGGCTATCTGAACGGGATGAATGGAAATAGCTACTCGAAGATCAACCCAGACAAACCTCGTACGCCGGACCACCAGCCTGTACAATATCCTTCCCGGGACGCCTTGCCAGTGTTCCTTGATCTGGACGGTCTCAACGTCGGGTTCAAGCACTGGCACCCCACCCCAGTTATCCAGAACGGCGATCGACTCGCCGGTCAGGGTGAACTGGGAGGCGCATGGGAGTGGACTAGCACGCCATTAGCGCCACACGATGGCTTTAAAGCCATGGAGATCTACCCGGGATACACCT CCGATTTCTTCGACGGTAAACATAACATCATCCTGGGTGGTTCTTGGGCTACTCATCCCCGCGTTGCTGGGCGTACCACTTT CGTCAATTGGTACCAGCACAACTATCCTTACACCTGGGCAGGAGCACGCCTAGTGCGGGATCTTTGA
- a CDS encoding putative Fe-S protein: MNRLSRSLCQVSSHHFRPRPSFTPLVPKRCIGIPPAFLLDEYIPRYQLLTSVDASKKRSLAYAHLRECNLCPRRCGVNRYEETGVCLIGAETVKVNTIAPHRGEEPCIQGFNGSGSVFFSGCNLRCVFCQNHDIAHQRNGFDLTPEELADWFMKLQQVGNCHNINLVTPEHVVPQVALAILTARDMGLNIPIIYNTSSFDSLESLQLMDGLVDIYLPDFKVWKNSTSKRLLKAEDYTETAMESIKAMHKQVGDLCFTSDGIAKKGVLLRHLVMPGKEDEGREIMRWLAENVSKDLYVHIMEQYHPDAHVGKRKRTMKNSKGEEEAEVRYAEINRAVRDDELGSVRDAAVAAGLWRFCEANENSSMFHLNNRPRPPRLLPQIPHSPRPRNSSSNSNCPRPSPLVGALRPPCGLLLRRHKSHKAQLTLSATGSEGGEGQRTHIQVLANSVVATVLILLHTYVLRGSSAECFENGRSAADLLVVGIVANYAAVAADTFSSELGILSKSKPRLITSPTLRVVPPGTNGGVTAAGLLAGVFGAFTVALASAVLLPFCAESSLVDRVYWTFAFTGWGTLGSVLDSVLGGLLQASVVDKRTGKVVEGEGGKKVLVHPHPRAGGATGYSSASASASGSVQQRKGEKGGIETVHESRKIESGRDLLDNNAVNVLMAFIMSVGAMGVAGWVWGVSVFDIAASV; the protein is encoded by the exons ATGAATCGCCTAAGCAGATCTCTTTGTCAAGTATCGTCTCACCATTTCCGTCCACGACCGTCCTTTACGCCCCTCGTTCCGAAACGGTGTATAGGAATTCCGCCCGCCTTTCTGCTCGATGAATATATTCCGCGCTACCAGCTGCTCACATCGGTAGATGCTTCGAAGAAACGCTCTCTCGCTTATGCGCATCTACGTGAATGCAATTTATGCCCACGTCGTTGCGGAGTAAACCGGTACGAAGAAACCGGGGTATGTCTAATCGGCGCTGAGACAGTCAAGGTCAACACGATCGCACCACATCGTGGAGAGGAACCATGTATTCAAGGATTCAATGGCAGCGGCTCCGTGTTCTTTTCAGGATGCAATTTGCGCTGTGTGTTCTGCCAGAACCAT GACATCGCCCACCAACGTAACGGTTTCGACTTAACTCCTGAAGAACTAGCGGACTGGTTCATGAAGCTTCAGCAAGTGGGTAACTGCCATAATATCAACCTAGTCACGCCGGAACATGTAGTGCCGCAGGTTGCGCTCGCGATTCTGACGGCGCGCGATATGGGTCTCAACATTCCTATTATTTACAATACGTCGTCGTTCGACTCGCTCGAGTCTCTCCAGCTAATGGATGGTCTGGTTGATATTTACTTACCTGATTTTAAAGTGTGGAAGAATAGTACGTCGAAGCGATTGCTCAAAGCCGAGGATTACACCGAGACGGCGATGGAGAGCATAAAGGCCATGCATAAACAGGTCGGCGATTTATGTTTTACGTCGGATGGGATTGCTAAGAAGGGCGTTCTACTGCGGCATTTGGTTATGCCTGGCAAGGAGGACGAGGGCCGGGAGATTATGCGCTGGTTGGCGGAAAATGTGTCCAAGGATCTCTATGTGCATATTATGGAGCAGTACCACCCGGATGCCCATGTAGGGAAGAGGAAACGGACTATGAAGAATTCGaaaggcgaggaagaggccgaAGTGCGGTATGCAGAAATCAACCGCGCGGTCCGCGATGATGAGCTCGGCTCTGTCAGGGATGCCGCCGTGGCAGCTGGGCTTTGGAGGTTTTGTGAGGCGAATGAGAATAGTTCCATGTTTCATCT CAATAATAGGCCTCGTCCACCGCGCTTACTCCCGCAAATCCCTCACTCACCTCGGCCTCGCAACAGCAGCTCTAACAGCAACTGCCCACGCCCTTCACCCCTGGTCGGCGCCCTTCGCCCTCCTTGCGGTCTTCTACTTCGGCGGCACAAAAGCCACAAAG CTCAGCTAACCCTCTCCGCGACCGGGTCGGAAGGCGGCGAGGGCCAAAGAACCCACATCCAGGTTCTAGCAAATAGTGTCGTCGCGACGGTGCTTATCCTCCTCCATACTTATGTTCTGCGTGGGTCGTCGGCGGAATGTTTCGAGAATGGTCGGAGTGCGGCGGATTTGTTGGTTGTAGGGATTGTTGC CAACTACGCCGCTGTAGCAGCCGACACCTTTTCCTCCGAACTGGGCATTCTATCTAAATCCAAGCCCCGCCTGATCACCTCACCCACACTCCGGGTCGTTCCACCAGGTACAAACGGCGGCGTAACAGCCGCGGGTCTTTTGGCGGGCGTATTCGGTGCGTTTACGGTCGCTTTGGCGTCCGCTGTGCTTTTGCCGTTCTGCGCGGAGTCGAGTCTTGTGGATCGGGTTTATTGGACGTTTGCGTTTACGGGTTGGGGCACGTTGGGGAGTGTGCTGGATAGTGTTTTGGGGGGCTTGTTGCAGGCGAGTGTTGTTGATAAGCGGACGGGGAAGGTTGTTGAGGGAGAAGGCGGGAAGAAGGTGCTTGTACATCCTCATCCTAGGGCTGGGGGTGCTACGGGGTATTCGagtgcttctgcttctgcttctgggTCCGTGCAGCAGAGGAAGGGGGAGAAGGGCGGTATTGAGACCGTGCATGAGAGTCGGAAGATTGAGAGTGGGAGGGATCTGTTGGACAACAACGCAGTTAATGTTTTGATGGCGTTTATTATGAGTGTGGGCGCTATGGGGGTTgctggttgggtttggggtgTCTCGGTTTTCGATATTGCGGCTTCAGTTTAA
- a CDS encoding Xylanolytic transcriptional activator xlnR (C6 transcription factor, putative), translating to MSTTSIQHFTSSFSPFSSGTQPVGMAQSQTVGLDTLAEGSQYALEQLQLSREANGASAVDGGVPNPLRSSISKPQGQQLYSDESSAQHTQNATTGFRNLPQRDQLAEARSTIRKSSNSGPVRRRISRACDQCNQLRTKCDGQNPCAHCIEFGLTCEYARERKKRGKASKKDLAAAAAAVANNGTAPTSNGNTSNDSVSSAKRHTPSDGQSTQEVSGRYDPNFDASRNLATAGQSQLGQHSDMSGMAGMQGSQQTPHSQPSLGGAIDAIHLNHFNTLNDSNRPQMSVPDLRSLQMLHPSGANTRSPSGALPPQGMNSGYNDGAYSLMNASEANHPSINQYRLGNSAENPPAPFLGLSPPAQSPGWLSLPSPSPANFASFSMPPFSSTLRYPVLQPVLPHIASIIPQSLACDLLDVYFTSFSPSHLSPQSPYVVGYIFRKQSFLHPTKPRVCSPGLLASMLWVAAQTSDAAFLTSPPSARGRVCQKLLELTVGLLRPLIHGPAPGETSPNYAANMVINGVALGGFGVSMDQLGAQSSATGAVDDVATYVHLATVISASEYKAASMRWWTAAWSLARELKLGRELPPNAPQPRQDGEPEDDTDVDMSKRNLPPLITSVGGNSGSTILNVTEEEREERRRLWWLLYATDRHLALCYNRPLTLLDKECEGLLQPMNDDLWQAGDFAGATYRQVGPQVECTGHSMFGFFLPLMTILGEIVDLQQAKEHPRFGRVFRNSADWDHQVLEITRQLDTYAQSLKEFEARYTSSLALGAGESEAAIEGSHLDHVSPSGRSTSTAGSRVNESIVHTKMVVAYGTHIMHVLHVLLAGKWDPINLLEDHDLWISSESFIAAMSHAVGAADAAADILEYDPDITFMPFFFGIYLLQGSFLLLLAADKLQGDVSPSVVRACETIVRAHEACVVTLNTEYQRTFRKVMRSALAQVRGRMPEDFGEQQQRRREVLALYRWTGDGSGLAL from the exons ATGTCGACGACCTCGATTCAGCATTTTACGAGctccttctctcctttttcttcaggTACCCAGCCGGTCGGAATGGCGCAATCTCAGACGGTAGGGCTGGACACGCTCGCCGAGGGTTCGCAATACGCGCTGGAGCAACTGCAGCTGTCGCGAGAAGCCAATGGGGCCAGTGCCGTTGACGGTGGAGTTCCTAACCCTCTTAGAAGCTCAATCTCCAAACCCCAAGGTCAGCAGCTTTACAGCGACGAATCCTCCGCCCAGCACACCCAGAACGCAACCACCGGATTCAGAAACCTGCCTCAACGGGACCAACTGGCAGAGGCTCGCTCGACGATCCGCAAAAGTTCAAACTCCGGCCCCGTCCGCCGAAGAATCAGTCGAGCATGTGATCAGTGTAATCAGCTTCGGACGAAGTGCGATGGGCAAAACCCATGTGCGCATTGCATTG AATTTGGCCTGACTTGTGAATATGCTCGAGAACGCAAAAAACGTGGCAAAGCATCCAAAAAGGATCTCGCTGCGGCTGCCGCCGCCGTAGCCAACAATGGCACCGCGCCGACGTCAAACGGCAATACATCCAACGATTCTGTATCGTCAGCTAAAAGGCACACCCCTTCGGATGGTCAATCAACGCAAGAGGTCAGCGGCAGGTACGATCCGAATTTTGATGCCTCCCGGAACCTGGCGACAGCGGGACAATCGCAATTAGGACAGCACTCGGATATGTCAGGTATGGCGGGGATGCAGGGCTCACAACAGACCCCGCACTCTCAACCATCCCTGGGTGGTGCAATCGATGCCATTCACTTGAATCACTTCAACACTCTTAATGATTCCAACCGACCGCAGATGTCTGTTCCCGACCTTCGTTCATTACAGATGCTACATCCATCCGGCGCAAATACCCGGTCTCCGTCGGGAGCACTGCCACCTCAAGGGATGAATTCCGGCTATAATGACGGCGCTTATTCTCTGATGAACGCATCAGAAGCAAATCACCCATCAATCAACCAATACCGACTGGGGAACTCTGCTGAAAACCCTCCGGCACCTTTTCTAGGCTTATCACCCCCGGCGCAATCACCAGGATGGCTATCACTACCTTCGCCATCCCCTGCAAACTTCGCGTCCTTTAGCATGCCTCCATTTTCCAGCACCTTGCGGTACCCTGTCCTCCAGCCCGTCCTCCCTCATATCGCGTCGATCATTCCTCAGTCATTGGCCTGTGATCTCCTCGATGTCTATTTCACCAGCTTCTCCCCTTCCCACTTGTCGCCGCAATCCCCGTATGTGGTCGGGTACATCTTCCGAAAACAATCGTTTCTCCATCCCACAAAGCCAAGGGTATGTAGTCCTGGCCTATTGGCTAGTATGCTATGGGTTGCCGCACAGACGAGCGATGCAGCGTTCCTGACATCTCCGCCGTCGGCTCGGGGCAGAGTATGCCAAAAACTTTTGGAACTCACGGTTGGCCTACTCCGGCCGCTGATCCATGGACCCGCCCCTGGGGAAACATCTCCCAACTACGCTGCTAATATGGTCATCAACGGGGTAGCTCTGGGCGGCTTTGGGGTCTCCATGGACCAACTTGGCGCGCAAAGTAGCGCAACAGGTGCCGTAGATGACGTTGCCACCTATGTCCACTTAGCGACTGTGATCTCTGCCAGCGAATATAAGGCAGCTAGTATGCGTTGGTGGACGGCAGCATGGTCTCTCGCTCGCGAATTGAAGTTGGGACGTGAATTGCCGCCGAATGCCCCCCAGCCGAGACAGGACGGCGAGCCTGAGGACGATACAGATGTGGACATGTCAAAACGTAATCTCCCTCCTCTTATCACATCGGTCGGGGGTAACTCTGGAAGCACGATCCTCAATGTCACTGAGGAGGAACGAGAAGAACGTCGGCGTCTTTGGTGGTTGCTCTATGCAACAGATCGCCACTTAGCGCTCTGCTATAACCGCCCTCTGACATTACTGGACAAGGAGTGTGAAGGACTCCTTCAGCCAATGAATGATGACTTGTGGCAGGCTGGCGATTTTGCTGGTGCCACTTACCGGCAGGTAGGCCCCCAGGTAGAGTGTACAGGACACAGCATGTTCGGTTTCTTCCTACCCTTGATGACGATCTTGGGTGAAATTGTCGATCTCCAACAGGCAAAGGAACATCCCAGGTTTGGTCGTGTCTTCCGGAATAGTGCAGACTGGGACCACCAAGTGCTGGAGATTACCCGTCAACTGGATACATATGCTCAGAGCCTGAAAGAATTCGAGGCTCGTTACACTAGCAGTCTAGCTCTTGGGGCAGGGGAAAGTGAGGCCGCCATAGAAGGATCTCATTTAGACCATGTGAGCCCATCTGGCCGTTCGACCAGTACGGCTGGGTCGAGGGTGAACGAGTCCATCGTGCATACGAAAATGGTAGTCGCCTATGGAACCCACATTATGCACGTTCTACACGTCCTGTTGGCCGGGAAATGGGACCCTATCAATTTGCTTGAGGATCATGATCTCTGGATATCTTCGGAGTCGTTCATAGCCGCAATGAGTCATGCGGTCGGCGCTGCTGATGCTGCAGCGGACATATTAGAGTACGATCCAGATATAACTTTTatgccctttttcttcggaATATATCTACTGCAAGGCAGTTTTCTGCTACTACTAGCAGCCGATAAGCTTCAGGGTGATGTCAGTCCCAGTGTCGTTCGCGCGTGCGAGACAATTGTTCGTGCACACGAGGCTTGCGTCGTGACATTGAATACTGAGTATCAG AGGACATTCCGCAAGGTTATGCGTTCGGCTTTAGCGCAGGTTCGTGGGCGCATGCCTGAAGATTTTGGTGAACAGCAGCAACGTAGGCGAGAAGTGCTAGCCCTCTACCGCTGGACCGGTGATGGCAGTGGTCTTGCACTATGA